One genomic window of Nicotiana sylvestris chromosome 10, ASM39365v2, whole genome shotgun sequence includes the following:
- the LOC138879448 gene encoding uncharacterized protein, with product MTRTGRVYTPEHLAESSKQSSNRPPLIKTGPDDLWRKIQAKEYSVIDQLNKTPAQISILSLLQNSKTHKNALLKVLSEAYVPSNITGEEMANMVGLVLESHEITFYEDEQPPEGPGHNKALHITIQCEDYLITRILIDGGSSLNICPLVTLKKLGKGLYGIKEGEINVNVFDGSQRSTIGEISLCLQIKPTWFEVDFQVIDVPASYNLML from the coding sequence atgacaagaactggtagagtctatacccctgaacatctagctgaatcaagcaagcagtcCTCCAATCGGCCTCCCCTCATTAAGACAGGTccggatgacctttggaggaaaatacaagccaaggagtattcggtcattgaCCAGTTGAACAAGacgccagcacaaatatccatcCTCTCGTTGCTGCAGAATTCCAAaacacacaagaatgctctgttgaaggtgctgagtgaagcctACGTGCCTAGTAACATCACTGGCGAGGAAATGGCTAATATGGTGGGGCTAGTGCTAGAAAGCCACGAAATCACCTTTTATGAGGACGAGCAACCGCCTGAAGGGCCAGGtcacaacaaagcactacacatcactatacaatgcgaagactatttaatcaccaggatcctgatcgacgggggttccagccttaacatttgtcctttggtaacactcaagaagttgggtaaagggctgtATGGGATAAAAGAAGGAGAAATCAATGTGAATGtttttgatgggtctcaaaggtctaccattggtgagattagtctgtGTCTGCAGATAAAACCAActtggttcgaggtcgattttcaagtgatagatgtgccaGCGTCCTACAACTTGATGCTATGA